The following proteins are encoded in a genomic region of Candidatus Dechloromonas phosphoritropha:
- a CDS encoding ABC transporter permease: MSNPPRLLIEPGKVVLSGEWTPAALLPELSQLRSRLVVGGLGDLSWDLSAVDRLDSAAAVLLWRTWNECWPAELSVSDSCRHALERVAAAPADADSGQDAGSGLVERIGYLVLAVIDNGRGLVTLYGQMLLDVLYLARHPAQMPWKEIAANIYKAGALALPVTGLVGFLIGVTISYLSALQLRSVGADLFIINILGISIIRELGPVLVAVLVAGRSGSAMTAQIGVMRVTEEIDALSAMGISRSIRVILPKLLALTVVMPLLVLWASAIALIGGMLSAMLQLDISLIYFVENLQRAVPVANLVIGLAKGLVFGFIIAWVACHFGLRVKPNTESLSANTTTSVVTAITLVILVDAVFAIATRNMGIPQL; the protein is encoded by the coding sequence ATGAGCAACCCGCCCCGTCTGCTGATCGAGCCGGGGAAGGTCGTGCTGAGTGGGGAATGGACGCCAGCCGCGCTGCTTCCTGAGCTTTCGCAATTGCGGTCGAGGCTGGTGGTGGGCGGGCTGGGCGACTTGTCGTGGGATCTCTCGGCCGTCGACCGGCTGGACAGCGCGGCAGCGGTGCTCCTCTGGCGGACGTGGAATGAGTGCTGGCCGGCCGAACTGAGCGTTTCCGATAGCTGCCGGCATGCCCTTGAACGCGTCGCGGCTGCCCCGGCGGATGCCGATTCCGGGCAGGACGCGGGGTCGGGGCTGGTCGAGCGGATCGGCTACCTCGTGCTTGCGGTCATCGACAACGGCCGTGGGCTGGTGACGCTGTATGGGCAAATGCTGCTCGATGTCTTGTATCTCGCTCGTCACCCCGCGCAAATGCCGTGGAAGGAAATTGCGGCAAATATCTACAAGGCCGGTGCGCTGGCCTTGCCGGTCACCGGACTGGTCGGTTTCCTGATCGGCGTGACGATCAGCTACCTGTCCGCCTTACAGTTGCGCAGCGTCGGTGCCGACCTGTTCATCATCAATATCCTCGGCATTTCGATCATTCGCGAACTTGGGCCAGTACTGGTCGCGGTGCTCGTCGCCGGCCGTTCGGGTTCAGCAATGACGGCGCAGATCGGCGTGATGCGGGTGACCGAGGAAATCGACGCCTTGTCGGCCATGGGAATTTCGCGCAGCATTCGCGTCATTTTGCCCAAATTATTGGCGTTGACCGTGGTAATGCCATTGCTCGTGCTGTGGGCTTCGGCCATCGCCCTGATCGGCGGCATGCTGTCGGCGATGCTGCAACTCGATATTTCGCTGATCTATTTCGTCGAAAACCTGCAGCGCGCGGTCCCGGTCGCCAACCTTGTCATCGGCCTGGCCAAAGGACTGGTTTTCGGCTTCATCATCGCTTGGGTCGCCTGTCATTTCGGCTTGCGCGTCAAGCCCAATACCGAGAGCCTGTCGGCCAACACGACCACCTCTGTGGTCACGGCGATCACCCTGGTCATTCTGGTCGATGCGGTGTTTGCGATTGCCACCCGCAACATGGGCATCCCGCAACTATGA
- a CDS encoding MCE family protein gives MENKSHAFIAGLFALVLGAAVIFALFWLRGTQENLRDYVVVTKHSIGGLNPQAQVRYRGIRVGKVTDIRLDRDNPSDILIKISIADDIPLTKGTVATLSYQGVTGIAHVLLVDNGKNREPLVAIDGNLPRIAMSPSLFDEVSESGTTALHQAQEIMTAASDLLNEENRRRFAATLVNLEAASASMKPALDNMNASLLQVRKLLDDRNVRGLSQAAGEVGPLLADTRQLVSRMQATADKLDVAIGDASAGGTSALMPRLNELAADFSLTSRQLSRVLRLLEDSAPGARFGVPAATPGPGEPGFSSAGAADVRRPLIAFCCLLLAACYSAGKRGGDSALAIYDLGPPAVHVAAMLKRRELALEVRAPLWMDSMGIEYRLAYDEPARLREYTRARWAGPPAQLIQQRLIQQLGMRPSGQGRTRCVLRIDVDSFAQVFSDPATSRGQLRGRAQLLDSTRALLMIYEFSIENYAPSADSRGGVAALAEAVDQLARELAVWEKSAWSAGKGADCSS, from the coding sequence ATGGAAAACAAGTCGCATGCCTTTATCGCCGGTCTCTTCGCGCTTGTCCTCGGTGCGGCGGTGATCTTCGCCCTGTTCTGGTTACGCGGTACGCAGGAAAATCTGCGTGACTACGTCGTGGTCACCAAACACAGCATCGGCGGCCTTAATCCCCAGGCCCAGGTGCGTTATCGCGGGATTCGTGTCGGCAAGGTGACGGATATCCGGCTCGATCGCGACAACCCCAGCGACATCCTGATCAAGATATCCATCGCCGACGACATTCCGCTAACCAAGGGTACGGTCGCCACGCTTTCATATCAGGGGGTCACCGGAATCGCTCATGTTCTGCTGGTCGATAACGGCAAGAATCGCGAACCGCTGGTTGCCATTGACGGCAATCTGCCGCGTATCGCCATGAGTCCGTCGTTGTTCGACGAGGTCAGCGAGAGTGGCACCACGGCGCTGCACCAGGCGCAGGAAATCATGACGGCGGCCAGCGATCTGCTGAACGAGGAAAACCGCCGGCGCTTCGCGGCGACCCTGGTCAATCTGGAAGCGGCGTCGGCCAGCATGAAGCCAGCGCTCGACAACATGAACGCGTCGCTGCTCCAGGTACGCAAGCTGCTCGATGACCGCAATGTGCGGGGTCTTTCACAGGCTGCCGGCGAAGTCGGCCCGTTGCTCGCCGATACGCGGCAACTGGTGAGCAGGATGCAGGCGACCGCCGACAAACTCGACGTGGCCATCGGCGACGCCTCCGCTGGCGGGACCTCGGCGCTGATGCCGCGGCTCAATGAACTGGCGGCGGATTTCTCGCTGACCTCCAGGCAGTTGAGCCGCGTCCTGCGCCTGCTCGAGGACTCCGCCCCAGGGGCTCGCTTCGGGGTGCCGGCTGCGACGCCGGGACCCGGAGAGCCAGGGTTCTCTTCTGCTGGGGCCGCTGACGTGCGCCGTCCGCTGATCGCCTTTTGCTGCCTGCTCCTTGCGGCCTGTTATTCGGCCGGGAAGAGGGGAGGCGATAGTGCGCTGGCCATCTACGATCTTGGTCCGCCTGCCGTTCACGTGGCGGCTATGCTCAAGCGCCGCGAACTGGCGCTTGAGGTGCGGGCGCCCCTCTGGATGGACTCGATGGGCATCGAGTACCGGCTCGCCTATGACGAGCCGGCGCGCCTGCGCGAATACACTCGGGCACGCTGGGCTGGCCCGCCGGCACAGCTCATTCAGCAACGACTGATTCAGCAGCTCGGCATGCGGCCATCGGGTCAGGGCAGGACGCGCTGCGTGCTGCGAATCGACGTCGATTCCTTTGCTCAGGTCTTCAGTGATCCAGCGACGAGTCGCGGTCAGTTGCGGGGCAGGGCGCAACTCCTCGATTCGACGCGGGCACTCCTGATGATCTACGAGTTCAGTATCGAGAATTACGCGCCAAGCGCCGATTCGCGCGGCGGGGTTGCCGCCCTGGCCGAGGCGGTCGATCAACTGGCGCGCGAGCTTGCGGTCTGGGAAAAGTCCGCCTGGAGCGCGGGCAAGGGTGCTGACTGTTCAAGCTGA
- a CDS encoding TetR/AcrR family transcriptional regulator, whose protein sequence is MASPRVQLDRGNWIEGAIDVLARDGLSGLRIEVLAKRCGVTKGSFYWHFKDRQDLLTAMLEYWKEGRIRDIEKTTSVTPGREREQLHFAVEVYGASRNRKGMAIELAVRDWARRDPQAATFVEAVDLYRLDCTRKLFVAAGMTDTEAKSRSLLLYACVFGLSLMHCTHFDDHLEDLKQRIAEYIVSA, encoded by the coding sequence CTGGCGAGCCCGCGGGTGCAGCTTGACCGCGGAAACTGGATCGAAGGCGCCATCGACGTACTGGCCCGCGACGGCCTCAGCGGACTCCGCATCGAAGTCCTCGCCAAACGTTGCGGTGTCACCAAGGGCAGCTTCTACTGGCATTTCAAGGACCGCCAGGATCTGCTCACGGCGATGCTCGAATACTGGAAGGAAGGCCGCATCCGTGACATCGAGAAGACCACGTCGGTGACGCCGGGGAGGGAGCGCGAACAGCTTCACTTTGCCGTCGAGGTCTATGGCGCCAGTCGCAATCGCAAGGGAATGGCGATCGAACTCGCGGTTCGCGACTGGGCCCGCCGTGACCCGCAAGCGGCGACATTCGTCGAAGCGGTCGATCTCTATCGACTGGACTGTACCCGCAAGCTTTTCGTCGCCGCCGGCATGACGGATACCGAGGCCAAGAGCCGCAGCCTGCTGCTCTATGCCTGCGTCTTCGGGCTGTCACTGATGCACTGCACCCATTTCGACGACCATCTTGAAGACCTGAAACAGCGGATCGCCGAATACATAGTCTCAGCTTGA
- a CDS encoding electron transfer flavoprotein subunit alpha/FixB family protein, with product MTILVIAEHDHQGLKAATLNAVAAAGKIGGEIHVLVAGSDCDGAVQEAAGLQGVARVKVADAPHYASQTAENLAALVIANATGYTHILTAASPFGKNILPRVAALLDVGQISEISAVESADTFTRPIYAGSALATVKSADPVKVITVRTTAFDAVAGGGSAEVEYIAAAADTAQTTLINRELAKSERPELGAAKIIVAGGRGMGSGENYHRLLEPLADKLGAALGASRAAVDAGFVPNDYQVGQTGKIVAPQLYLAIGISGAIQHLAGMKDSKVIVAINKDPDAPIFQVADYGLVGDLFEVVPQLEAAVG from the coding sequence ATGACCATTCTCGTTATCGCTGAACATGACCATCAGGGCCTCAAGGCCGCCACACTCAACGCGGTCGCCGCTGCCGGCAAGATCGGTGGCGAGATCCATGTTCTCGTCGCCGGATCTGACTGCGACGGCGCCGTCCAGGAAGCCGCAGGCCTGCAGGGTGTCGCCAGAGTCAAGGTAGCCGATGCGCCTCACTATGCATCCCAGACCGCCGAGAACCTTGCCGCACTGGTTATCGCGAATGCGACGGGCTACACTCATATTCTCACGGCGGCCAGCCCCTTCGGCAAGAATATCCTGCCGCGTGTCGCGGCGCTGCTCGACGTTGGCCAGATATCCGAAATTAGCGCTGTTGAATCCGCCGATACCTTCACCCGCCCGATCTACGCCGGAAGCGCACTGGCCACGGTGAAGAGCGCCGACCCGGTCAAGGTGATCACCGTCCGCACCACTGCCTTCGATGCGGTCGCCGGTGGCGGCTCGGCCGAGGTGGAATACATCGCCGCCGCAGCCGATACTGCGCAGACGACGCTGATCAACCGCGAACTGGCCAAGTCCGAACGTCCGGAACTTGGCGCCGCCAAGATCATCGTTGCTGGTGGGCGCGGCATGGGCAGTGGCGAGAATTATCACAGGCTGCTCGAACCGCTTGCCGACAAACTCGGTGCCGCGCTGGGGGCTTCAAGGGCCGCGGTCGACGCCGGATTCGTGCCGAACGACTACCAGGTCGGCCAGACCGGCAAGATCGTCGCGCCGCAACTGTATCTGGCGATCGGCATCTCCGGAGCCATACAGCACCTGGCCGGGATGAAGGACTCGAAGGTCATCGTCGCCATCAACAAGGATCCCGATGCACCCATCTTCCAGGTGGCAGATTACGGACTGGTCGGCGATCTGTTCGAAGTGGTTCCGCAGCTCGAGGCAGCCGTCGGCTAG
- a CDS encoding energy-coupling factor ABC transporter permease, which translates to MNLPDTLLGEGWYWAAWAVWLPLFARSLFRAPWALLKKSEQLNVWLGMIVLLALMWSLKAGVKPGLSLHLLGATVFTLSFGPHLAFIGLSLVLLGVTLNGDGGYLAFAINALVMAGVGVTISQAVHRLVLGFLPRHFCIYVFINGFLGPFLTVLGVGIAATCLLAMAGAYPWDHLASEYLPYFILLGFSEAWLSGMLMTLFVIYRPEWVVTFDDSSYLANK; encoded by the coding sequence GTGAATCTGCCTGATACTTTGCTGGGCGAGGGTTGGTACTGGGCTGCCTGGGCTGTCTGGCTGCCACTCTTCGCCCGCAGTCTGTTCAGGGCGCCGTGGGCACTGCTCAAGAAGTCCGAGCAGTTGAACGTGTGGCTCGGCATGATCGTGCTGCTGGCGCTGATGTGGAGTCTCAAGGCGGGGGTCAAGCCTGGTCTGTCGCTGCATCTTCTGGGAGCGACGGTCTTTACCCTCAGCTTCGGTCCACATCTTGCGTTCATCGGCCTTTCGCTGGTCCTTCTGGGTGTCACCCTGAATGGCGATGGCGGGTACTTGGCCTTTGCAATCAACGCACTCGTGATGGCGGGTGTCGGGGTGACCATCAGTCAAGCCGTCCATAGGCTGGTCTTGGGCTTCCTGCCACGGCACTTCTGCATCTATGTCTTCATCAATGGCTTCCTTGGCCCGTTCCTGACGGTGCTGGGCGTGGGAATCGCGGCGACTTGCCTGCTGGCGATGGCCGGCGCTTACCCCTGGGACCATCTGGCCAGCGAGTATCTGCCGTATTTTATCCTCCTCGGGTTTTCGGAAGCCTGGCTCAGCGGCATGTTGATGACCCTCTTCGTAATCTATCGTCCGGAGTGGGTTGTGACTTTTGACGATTCCAGTTATCTCGCCAACAAATAG
- a CDS encoding acyl-CoA dehydrogenase, with protein sequence MSEYQAPLKDIRFVMQDLAGLDQIVSLPGYEEATPDVVDAILEEAAKFAGGVLSPLNQVGDRDGARWKDTIVTTPAGFKEAYRQFVDNGWNALGCDPDFGGQGLPRLLFTAVSEMWKASNHAFSLCPMLTQGAIEALMIAGSDEQKAAYLPNLVSGEWAGTMNLTEPSAGSDLAAVRSRAEPVGDGTYRIFGQKIFITYGEHDMTENIVHLVLARTPDAPEGVKGISLFVVSKFVLTADGKLGERNDVYCVSIEHKLGIHGSPTAVLAFGDHGGAIGTLVGEENRGLEYMFIMMNAARFNVGLEGLGDAERAYQRAVGYARDRVQGGEVGVRGGPKVAIIRHPDVRRMLMSMRARIEAMRALAYVTAAALDNAHQNPDGAARAQAHAFADLMIPVVKGWSTESSIDIASLGVQVHGGMGYVEETGAAQHLRDARITTIYEGTTAIQANDLIGRKIAREQGATINAVIREMRTAAAGLDGDLAMIGGRQLAAVDALERAVFWIVANFASDPKVVHAGAVPFLHLFGTVAGGWQMGRAAVIARARIAAGDDDPFWSAKLATTRFFADHCLTQAAGLAESIIGGAPGALEMADDSF encoded by the coding sequence ATGAGTGAGTATCAGGCCCCATTGAAGGACATCCGGTTTGTCATGCAGGATCTGGCCGGTCTTGACCAGATCGTGTCCTTGCCGGGTTACGAGGAAGCGACACCGGATGTCGTGGATGCAATTCTCGAAGAAGCCGCGAAGTTTGCCGGTGGAGTTCTTTCTCCTCTCAATCAGGTAGGCGACAGGGACGGTGCCCGATGGAAGGATACCATCGTCACTACCCCGGCTGGGTTCAAGGAGGCTTATCGGCAGTTCGTGGACAACGGCTGGAACGCGCTTGGCTGCGACCCGGACTTCGGCGGGCAGGGACTGCCGCGATTGTTGTTCACCGCGGTCAGCGAGATGTGGAAGGCGTCCAATCATGCTTTCTCGCTATGTCCGATGCTGACCCAGGGAGCCATCGAGGCGCTGATGATCGCTGGCAGCGACGAACAGAAGGCGGCTTACCTGCCGAACCTCGTATCCGGTGAATGGGCTGGAACGATGAACCTGACCGAACCGTCCGCGGGTTCCGATCTGGCGGCTGTGCGCAGTCGTGCCGAGCCAGTAGGCGACGGCACCTACCGGATTTTCGGCCAGAAGATTTTCATCACCTACGGCGAGCACGACATGACGGAAAACATCGTTCATCTCGTGCTGGCGCGCACCCCCGATGCACCGGAAGGCGTCAAGGGCATCTCGCTGTTCGTCGTCTCCAAGTTTGTGCTAACGGCCGATGGCAAGCTGGGCGAGCGCAATGACGTCTACTGTGTTTCGATAGAGCACAAGCTTGGCATCCATGGCAGCCCGACGGCGGTGCTGGCCTTCGGCGACCACGGCGGTGCCATTGGTACGCTGGTTGGCGAAGAGAATCGCGGCCTCGAATACATGTTCATCATGATGAACGCCGCCCGCTTCAATGTCGGTCTGGAAGGACTGGGCGATGCCGAAAGGGCGTATCAGCGCGCCGTGGGCTATGCCAGGGATCGTGTCCAGGGCGGCGAAGTTGGAGTCCGGGGCGGCCCCAAGGTAGCGATCATCCGTCACCCCGATGTCCGTCGCATGCTGATGTCGATGCGCGCCCGCATCGAGGCGATGCGGGCGCTGGCCTACGTCACCGCAGCCGCGCTTGACAATGCGCACCAGAATCCGGATGGCGCCGCGCGTGCTCAGGCGCATGCATTCGCCGACCTGATGATTCCGGTGGTCAAGGGCTGGAGCACCGAGAGTTCGATCGACATCGCTTCCCTAGGCGTCCAGGTGCACGGGGGCATGGGCTACGTTGAGGAAACCGGCGCTGCCCAACACCTGCGCGATGCCCGTATCACGACGATCTACGAAGGAACGACGGCAATCCAGGCCAACGATCTGATCGGTCGCAAGATTGCCCGGGAGCAGGGGGCCACCATCAACGCGGTGATCCGCGAAATGCGCACCGCTGCCGCCGGTTTGGACGGTGATCTGGCAATGATCGGAGGCCGCCAGCTTGCCGCGGTCGACGCGCTGGAAAGGGCTGTTTTCTGGATTGTGGCTAATTTCGCCAGTGATCCGAAGGTGGTTCATGCCGGGGCGGTACCCTTTCTCCACCTGTTCGGCACCGTTGCCGGCGGTTGGCAGATGGGGCGGGCGGCGGTAATCGCCCGGGCGCGAATCGCGGCCGGCGACGACGACCCGTTCTGGTCAGCCAAGTTGGCGACGACCCGCTTCTTCGCCGATCATTGCCTGACCCAGGCAGCCGGCCTAGCGGAATCCATCATCGGCGGCGCGCCAGGGGCGCTGGAAATGGCCGACGACAGCTTCTGA
- the rpsF gene encoding 30S ribosomal protein S6: MRHYEICFIVHPDQSEQVPGMVERYRAIIAAKSGRIHRLEDWGRRQLAYPIQKIHKAHYVLMNIECDGETLNELEHSFKFNDAVLRHLTVKMKAAVTTPSPMMKDEKSRSMMPGDTTPAESAEAAVA, encoded by the coding sequence ATGCGTCATTACGAAATCTGCTTTATCGTCCATCCGGACCAAAGCGAACAGGTGCCCGGCATGGTTGAGCGCTATCGCGCCATCATTGCCGCCAAGAGCGGCAGGATTCATCGTCTGGAAGACTGGGGCCGGCGCCAGCTGGCCTACCCGATCCAGAAAATCCACAAGGCTCACTACGTCCTGATGAACATCGAGTGCGACGGCGAGACGCTGAACGAACTCGAACACTCGTTCAAGTTCAACGATGCCGTCCTGCGCCATCTCACCGTCAAGATGAAGGCTGCGGTGACGACTCCCTCCCCGATGATGAAGGATGAGAAGTCCAGGTCAATGATGCCTGGTGACACGACTCCGGCGGAGTCGGCCGAAGCGGCTGTTGCCTGA
- the priB gene encoding primosomal replication protein N, whose protein sequence is MNRVELSGRLVERKALRYTPAGVPVSEGLLKHGSTQIESGTERLVEVEIAVVAMGEPARWLQAVSIGGAVNVTGFLVARSRNSKTPVLHVNSIEFLEGNENGSILQEEGRRQEKNAVAVSSSAASSAVLRRKKSNRSTTRMWMS, encoded by the coding sequence CTGAACCGCGTCGAACTCTCGGGAAGGCTGGTCGAGCGCAAAGCCCTGCGCTATACCCCGGCAGGAGTACCGGTCAGTGAAGGATTGCTGAAACACGGGTCGACGCAGATCGAAAGCGGTACGGAGCGCTTGGTCGAGGTGGAAATTGCTGTAGTGGCCATGGGCGAACCCGCCCGCTGGCTTCAGGCGGTATCGATCGGCGGGGCAGTCAATGTGACTGGCTTTCTGGTAGCCAGGAGCCGCAACAGCAAGACACCTGTGCTGCATGTGAATTCAATCGAATTTTTGGAAGGAAATGAAAATGGCTCGATTCTTCAAGAAGAAGGAAGACGACAAGAAAAAAACGCGGTAGCGGTCTCTTCAAGCGCCGCAAGTTCTGCCGTTTTACGGCGGAAAAAGTCGAACAGATCGACTACAAGGATGTGGATGTCTTGA
- a CDS encoding 50S ribosomal protein L9, whose protein sequence is MQIILLETIINLGNLGDIVKVRDGYARNFLIPKHMAKRATPATLAEFEARRAELERVAAEKRGAAQGIADKMAGLSVSLARKAGMDGRLFGSVSNADIAEALKLAGFDVDKSAIRMPDGPLKTIGEFPLDVVVHADVVANISVAVVSG, encoded by the coding sequence ATGCAAATCATTCTGCTCGAGACGATAATCAACCTCGGCAACCTTGGCGACATCGTCAAGGTCAGGGACGGCTACGCCCGCAACTTCCTGATCCCTAAGCACATGGCGAAGCGTGCCACGCCGGCTACCCTGGCCGAGTTCGAGGCCCGGCGTGCGGAGCTGGAACGGGTTGCCGCCGAAAAGCGGGGCGCGGCACAAGGCATCGCCGACAAGATGGCCGGTCTCTCGGTTTCCCTCGCCCGTAAGGCCGGCATGGACGGCCGTCTTTTCGGGTCGGTCAGCAATGCCGATATTGCCGAGGCGCTCAAGCTCGCCGGCTTTGACGTCGACAAGTCGGCCATCCGTATGCCGGATGGCCCACTGAAGACGATTGGCGAATTCCCGCTTGATGTTGTGGTGCACGCCGACGTGGTGGCAAACATCTCCGTGGCAGTGGTTTCCGGCTAA
- the dnaB gene encoding replicative DNA helicase translates to MNQRLQKSFVSDSALAQLRVPPHSIEAEQSVLGGLLLDNQAWDRMGDLVTDSDFYRDEHRRIFRQIRNLLEKSRPADVVTVAEALDAAGEGDQTGGLAYLGELAANTPSAANIRRYAEIVRERAVLRQLVATADEIAADALNPLGRDADTLLDEAESKIFAIAEAGAGHSDGFVHINPLLTQVVERIQELHDRDNPSDITGVPTGYVDLDRMTSGLQSGDLIIVAGRPSMGKTAFALNIAESVAVETGLPVGIFSMEMGGTQLAMRMLASIGRLDSHRVRSGRLTDDEWSRLSFALGKLHEAPIYIDETGGLTPANLRARARRLARQYGGKLGLLVIDYIQLMSGNRQGENRATEVSDISRAIKSLAKELQVPIVALSQLSRKVEERTDKRPMMSDLRESGAIEQDADVILMMYREEYYKPDTPDKGVAEVIIGKQRNGPTGTVRLTFLGEYTRFESLASGGSGRPGH, encoded by the coding sequence ATGAATCAGCGCTTACAGAAAAGTTTCGTCAGCGACTCCGCGCTTGCCCAGTTGCGGGTGCCACCGCACTCGATTGAGGCGGAGCAGTCGGTCCTTGGTGGGTTGTTGCTCGACAACCAGGCCTGGGACCGGATGGGCGATCTGGTTACCGACAGTGATTTCTATCGCGACGAGCATCGGCGTATCTTCCGGCAGATTCGCAACCTGCTCGAAAAGTCGAGGCCGGCTGACGTCGTCACGGTCGCCGAAGCTCTCGATGCCGCAGGCGAAGGCGATCAGACCGGTGGGCTGGCCTATCTTGGAGAACTTGCCGCGAACACGCCGTCGGCTGCAAATATCAGGCGTTACGCCGAGATTGTCCGCGAACGGGCTGTCCTGCGCCAACTGGTCGCCACGGCCGACGAAATTGCCGCCGATGCGCTGAACCCGCTTGGGCGGGATGCTGATACCCTGCTCGACGAGGCGGAATCCAAGATCTTCGCCATTGCCGAAGCCGGTGCCGGTCACAGCGATGGTTTCGTCCACATCAATCCCTTGCTGACCCAGGTCGTCGAACGCATCCAGGAACTGCACGACCGCGACAATCCGTCGGATATCACCGGTGTTCCCACCGGCTACGTTGATCTTGACCGGATGACATCCGGCTTGCAATCGGGCGATCTGATCATCGTCGCTGGAAGGCCGTCGATGGGAAAAACCGCCTTTGCGCTGAACATTGCCGAAAGTGTGGCGGTCGAGACCGGTCTGCCGGTGGGAATATTCTCGATGGAAATGGGGGGCACGCAACTGGCGATGCGGATGCTGGCGTCGATCGGACGCCTTGATTCGCATCGGGTGCGCAGCGGACGCCTGACCGATGACGAATGGTCGCGGCTCTCGTTCGCGCTCGGAAAACTGCACGAAGCGCCCATCTATATCGATGAAACCGGTGGACTGACCCCGGCCAACCTGCGCGCCCGGGCGCGACGGCTGGCGCGCCAGTATGGAGGCAAGCTCGGCCTGCTGGTGATCGACTATATCCAGTTGATGAGCGGCAACCGCCAGGGCGAAAACCGGGCGACCGAAGTCTCGGACATTTCGCGGGCGATCAAGTCGCTGGCCAAGGAGTTACAGGTGCCGATCGTTGCCTTGTCGCAGCTCTCGCGCAAGGTGGAGGAGCGCACCGACAAGCGTCCGATGATGTCCGATCTGCGCGAGTCGGGCGCCATCGAGCAGGACGCCGACGTAATCCTGATGATGTATCGCGAGGAATACTACAAGCCCGACACGCCGGACAAGGGTGTCGCCGAAGTGATCATCGGCAAGCAGCGAAACGGGCCGACCGGCACAGTCAGGCTGACCTTCCTCGGTGAATACACGCGCTTCGAGAGTCTGGCCAGCGGCGGGTCTGGGCGCCCAGGTCATTGA
- a CDS encoding transglutaminase domain-containing protein produces the protein MFHSEWADGNDARFQIRTLVTTADRHFDVARRTVAPEREDILRRNLQSSQLIPNDGLAHQLGERIVGRIKDPVAQAKAIYDWVVDNTIYDTALPGCGGGNVNQQLIRGQYGGRSADINGLFVALCRAIGIPARCVYGLRVGPSRLFRSLGLNGDDATRAQHVRAEFYIPGFGWIPVDPSDVRRAVAMEGLSDRDSKLLSLRKILFGVWEMNWIAFNFGTDVELPGRQTRIPFLLLPQLELRGALRDGTDPAGFEFTISARRRVEL, from the coding sequence GTGTTTCATTCCGAATGGGCCGATGGCAACGATGCGCGATTCCAGATCAGGACGCTGGTCACGACGGCGGACCGCCATTTCGATGTAGCCAGGCGCACCGTCGCGCCCGAGCGTGAGGACATTCTCCGGCGGAATCTTCAGTCGTCCCAACTGATTCCCAACGACGGACTGGCCCATCAACTGGGCGAGCGGATCGTTGGCCGGATCAAGGATCCGGTGGCCCAGGCCAAGGCAATCTATGACTGGGTCGTTGACAATACGATCTACGATACCGCATTGCCTGGTTGCGGTGGCGGCAACGTCAACCAGCAACTCATACGCGGACAGTACGGGGGGCGTTCGGCCGACATCAATGGACTGTTTGTGGCACTCTGTCGCGCCATCGGCATTCCGGCACGCTGCGTTTACGGCTTGCGCGTTGGGCCCTCGCGGCTTTTCCGCAGTCTGGGGCTCAACGGCGACGATGCGACCCGGGCGCAACACGTCCGGGCGGAGTTCTACATTCCCGGCTTTGGCTGGATTCCGGTCGACCCCAGCGACGTCAGGCGCGCCGTCGCCATGGAAGGGCTATCGGATCGCGACAGCAAGTTGCTGTCCCTGCGCAAGATACTGTTCGGCGTCTGGGAAATGAACTGGATCGCTTTCAACTTCGGGACTGATGTCGAACTCCCCGGCCGCCAGACCAGAATACCGTTTCTGCTCCTACCGCAACTCGAATTACGGGGAGCACTGCGCGACGGAACCGATCCCGCCGGCTTTGAATTCACCATTAGCGCGCGCCGCCGCGTCGAACTCTAG
- a CDS encoding peroxiredoxin, with the protein MLDTKISDFTLPATGGQDFNLATQAGKVVVIYFYPKDSTPGCTTEAQQFRDLYPEFVAVDAVILGISRDSLKSHESFKAKQSLPFELGADTDEAVCTLFSVMKNKNMYGKQVRGVERSTFVIDRNGVLRREWRGVKVPGHAEEVLAFVKAL; encoded by the coding sequence ATGCTCGACACGAAGATTTCCGACTTCACGCTGCCCGCTACCGGCGGTCAGGATTTCAACCTGGCGACACAAGCCGGCAAGGTCGTCGTCATCTATTTCTACCCCAAGGACAGCACGCCGGGGTGCACCACTGAGGCGCAGCAGTTCCGCGACCTGTATCCGGAATTCGTTGCGGTCGACGCCGTAATTCTTGGAATTTCGCGGGACAGCCTGAAGTCACACGAAAGCTTCAAGGCCAAGCAGTCGTTGCCCTTCGAACTCGGTGCCGACACCGACGAGGCAGTGTGCACGCTGTTCTCCGTAATGAAAAACAAAAACATGTATGGCAAACAGGTGCGCGGCGTCGAACGCAGCACCTTCGTCATCGACCGCAACGGCGTTTTACGGCGCGAATGGCGCGGTGTCAAGGTGCCCGGACATGCCGAGGAAGTCCTGGCTTTCGTCAAGGCCCTGTGA